A single region of the Acidobacteriota bacterium genome encodes:
- a CDS encoding electron transfer flavoprotein subunit alpha/FixB family protein: MSEGILLFIEQRDGALNRTSLEALVAAQKIAAETGDKISAVVLGQGVANVASEFATRKLETVYTVEDDKLATYTPDAYVGALKQVVEKLNPKFVMFSHTYRVRDFAPRLSAVLGKSFVTDCIDFRVEGGEVVFIRQIFQGKINTDVRLSADAPIFASFQAGSYRADLAEAGSAKVEALTVDLSGVEVRTITEAPFQEAKAAVDLTQAPLIVAVGRGIKEKDNLKIIEDLAAAMGAEVAASRPICDNEWLPMDRQIGSSGQTVAPKLYLAVGISGAIQHVVGMKNSQTIVAINKDAEAPIFDIADYGIVGDLFEIVPALTEEVKKAKG; encoded by the coding sequence ATGAGCGAAGGCATTTTACTTTTTATTGAACAACGCGATGGCGCTTTGAATCGCACATCGCTTGAAGCGCTGGTTGCCGCGCAAAAAATTGCCGCTGAGACCGGCGATAAAATTTCTGCGGTGGTTTTAGGTCAAGGCGTTGCCAATGTGGCAAGCGAATTTGCTACGCGCAAACTTGAAACCGTTTATACAGTCGAAGACGACAAGCTTGCGACCTATACGCCTGATGCTTATGTCGGCGCGTTAAAACAGGTCGTCGAAAAACTCAACCCGAAATTTGTGATGTTCAGCCACACCTACCGGGTGCGCGATTTCGCGCCGCGCCTTTCTGCCGTGCTTGGTAAATCGTTCGTCACCGATTGCATTGATTTTCGCGTTGAAGGCGGTGAAGTGGTTTTCATCCGTCAGATTTTTCAAGGCAAAATCAACACGGACGTTCGCCTGAGTGCCGATGCGCCGATTTTCGCTTCGTTTCAAGCGGGTTCCTATCGCGCCGATTTAGCCGAAGCCGGAAGCGCAAAGGTCGAAGCCTTGACGGTTGATTTATCGGGCGTTGAAGTGCGCACCATAACCGAAGCGCCGTTTCAGGAAGCCAAGGCTGCCGTTGACCTCACGCAAGCGCCGCTCATCGTGGCTGTCGGGCGCGGCATTAAAGAGAAAGACAACCTTAAAATTATCGAAGACCTCGCCGCCGCGATGGGCGCGGAGGTTGCCGCTTCGCGTCCGATTTGCGATAACGAATGGTTGCCGATGGACAGACAAATCGGCAGTTCCGGTCAAACCGTTGCGCCGAAACTTTATTTAGCAGTTGGCATATCGGGCGCGATTCAACACGTCGTCGGCATGAAAAATTCGCAGACCATCGTGGCGATTAACAAAGACGCCGAAGCGCCGATTTTCGACATCGCCGATTATGGCATCGTTGGTGATTTGTTCGAGATTGTTCCGGCGCTCACCGAAGAAGTGAAAAAAGCCAAAGGTTGA
- a CDS encoding electron transfer flavoprotein subunit beta/FixA family protein encodes MNIVVCLKQVPKKDSILRIAADGKWIDDRDLSYEMSEADSYALEEALRQKEKIGSGEVIVIALGPERVRQSIKEALAKGADRAIHLFDDTFNAATDAEGVATALAAALKNEKVDLVLTGLQSDDYGFAQVGLILAEKMGLSSATIVMEVQPHGDKVRVKRELESGWFQWVTIPTPALLTIQSGINQLRYATLKGIMAAKKKELREVKAADLGLSADDLKARQTIEKAYLPVKSKQTEIIEGKPSEAAAKLVEKLKFEARVL; translated from the coding sequence ATGAACATCGTTGTTTGTTTGAAACAGGTTCCGAAAAAGGATTCGATTTTACGCATTGCAGCGGATGGCAAATGGATTGATGACCGCGACCTCAGTTATGAAATGAGCGAAGCCGATTCTTACGCGCTGGAAGAAGCCTTGCGTCAAAAAGAGAAAATCGGCAGCGGTGAAGTCATCGTTATCGCCTTGGGTCCCGAACGGGTACGCCAGTCCATCAAAGAGGCGCTCGCGAAAGGCGCAGACCGCGCCATTCATCTGTTCGATGATACCTTCAATGCGGCGACTGATGCCGAAGGCGTCGCCACGGCGCTTGCCGCGGCTTTAAAGAATGAAAAGGTTGACCTCGTGCTCACAGGCTTGCAATCCGACGATTACGGTTTCGCGCAGGTCGGCTTGATTCTTGCCGAAAAAATGGGTCTTTCGAGCGCCACCATCGTTATGGAAGTGCAGCCTCATGGCGATAAAGTTCGCGTCAAACGCGAACTCGAAAGCGGCTGGTTCCAGTGGGTCACGATCCCAACGCCGGCGCTACTCACCATTCAATCGGGCATCAATCAACTGCGCTACGCGACCCTCAAAGGCATTATGGCAGCGAAGAAAAAAGAGCTTCGCGAAGTCAAAGCCGCTGACCTCGGTTTATCTGCCGATGATTTAAAAGCCCGTCAGACCATCGAAAAAGCCTATTTACCGGTGAAATCCAAACAGACGGAAATCATCGAAGGCAAACCGTCTGAGGCGGCTGCCAAGTTGGTCGAGAAACTGAAATTCGAGGCGAGAGTTTTATAG
- a CDS encoding amidase family protein — protein sequence MDKTRRDFIKQAALFSMAAANTSLLVVKASAAQTKLKLSEFASFDGLGLAELVRKKQVSPLELVEDALRHVERLNPKLNAVLPKLFDIEKARDRARRGAGEGRFAGVPTMLKNLIAYKDASITNGSRMFARLIEKNGKAAKVSSPLVEAMEQAGMIITGVTSSPEMGLIDTTEPVLYGASRNPWNPAYTTGGSSGGTAAAVAAGFVPFAHASDGGGSIRIPASQCGVFGLKPSRNRELGNSPSRGGGLEVLNISSNLCLSRSVRDTAAFLSVVENKNIANLPAVGFVSAPSKKRLKIALVTQALNGKAPDPEVQNAITSTAKLCDRLGHKIEEAKLDLNGEAFIDGFIGLWASGTVEYEKMVAEWFGKDAKPEDYLEPWTLGLAELAKRRGVQNCWQKAIQEFTAATTVLEKMFQSYDVILSPVLRLPPYKLGHHSPTVEFNTLMSRVLDTVGYTPLHNAAGTTAMSVPLYWTATGLPIGSQFAAWRGGEATLLQLAYELEAARPWTKKRPPIYAGKF from the coding sequence ATGGACAAAACGCGCAGAGACTTCATCAAACAAGCCGCCCTCTTTTCAATGGCTGCGGCAAACACTTCGCTGTTGGTGGTCAAGGCAAGCGCCGCTCAAACCAAATTGAAACTTTCGGAATTCGCGAGTTTCGACGGGCTGGGACTGGCTGAACTGGTGCGCAAAAAACAGGTCTCACCGCTTGAACTCGTCGAAGACGCGCTACGCCATGTCGAGCGCCTCAATCCGAAACTCAATGCCGTCTTGCCAAAACTCTTTGATATTGAAAAAGCCCGCGACCGGGCGCGTCGCGGCGCTGGTGAGGGAAGGTTTGCCGGGGTGCCGACGATGCTGAAAAACCTCATCGCCTACAAAGACGCAAGTATCACCAACGGTTCGCGAATGTTCGCCAGATTAATTGAGAAAAACGGTAAGGCTGCGAAAGTCAGTTCGCCTCTGGTTGAGGCGATGGAGCAGGCGGGAATGATTATCACAGGGGTGACGAGTTCGCCGGAGATGGGACTCATCGACACCACGGAACCGGTTCTGTACGGCGCAAGTCGCAACCCCTGGAATCCTGCCTACACCACGGGCGGGTCGAGCGGCGGAACGGCGGCAGCGGTTGCGGCTGGGTTCGTGCCGTTTGCGCACGCCAGCGATGGCGGCGGCTCGATTCGCATTCCCGCAAGTCAATGCGGCGTGTTCGGGTTGAAGCCTTCGCGCAATCGAGAACTCGGCAACAGTCCCTCAAGAGGCGGCGGTTTGGAAGTTTTAAACATCTCGTCCAACCTCTGCCTGAGTCGTTCGGTGCGCGACACAGCGGCTTTTTTAAGCGTCGTTGAAAATAAAAATATTGCCAACTTACCGGCGGTCGGGTTTGTTTCCGCGCCATCAAAGAAACGCTTGAAAATCGCCCTGGTCACGCAAGCTTTAAACGGTAAAGCGCCTGACCCGGAAGTGCAGAATGCCATCACCTCTACAGCGAAACTCTGCGACCGACTCGGACATAAAATTGAAGAAGCGAAACTCGATCTCAATGGCGAAGCGTTCATCGACGGGTTTATCGGACTTTGGGCATCGGGCACTGTCGAATACGAGAAGATGGTCGCCGAGTGGTTCGGCAAAGACGCCAAGCCTGAAGATTACCTCGAACCGTGGACGTTGGGACTTGCGGAACTCGCAAAACGTCGCGGCGTGCAAAATTGCTGGCAAAAAGCGATTCAAGAATTCACTGCGGCAACCACAGTGCTTGAAAAAATGTTTCAAAGTTATGATGTGATTTTGTCCCCGGTTTTGCGCCTGCCGCCTTATAAACTCGGTCATCATAGCCCGACTGTGGAATTTAACACCTTGATGAGTCGTGTGCTCGATACGGTTGGCTACACCCCTTTGCATAATGCAGCCGGGACGACGGCGATGTCCGTGCCGCTTTACTGGACGGCAACTGGCTTGCCCATCGGCAGTCAGTTTGCCGCCTGGCGTGGTGGCGAAGCGACGCTTTTGCAACTGGCTTATGAACTTGAAGCAGCACGTCCCTGGACGAAAAAACGTCCGCCGATTTATGCAGGTAAATTCTAA
- the fabF gene encoding beta-ketoacyl-ACP synthase II, whose amino-acid sequence MNRRVVVTGIGLVCGAGNTKEDVWATLLAGKSQVGPITRFDTSAFPVRIASEVKNFDPLKFVEKKEVKKMDVFIHYAIAAAQEAMDDSGLKINTDNAARVGTYIGSGIGGFGVIEREHEKYLKGGPGRISPFFIVASIVNLASGQVSIRFGAKGPNSATCTACSSGAHAIGDSFRIIQRGDADAMICGGAEGAITPMGVGGFASMRALSERNAEPERASRPFDGNRDGFVIGEGAGMLILEELEHARARGAKIYAELVGYGMTSDAYHITQPCEDGDGAIRVMQTTIKDAGIEPQQIGYINAHGTSTYYNDKIETMAIKKVFGDAAYSIPISSTKSVMGHLLGAAGGVEAGVLALAVHNQTAPPTTNYEQPDPECDLDYVPNTPRKTDIAYALSNSFGFGGTNAALLMKRYPE is encoded by the coding sequence TTGAACCGTCGTGTAGTAGTCACAGGTATCGGTTTGGTTTGCGGAGCAGGCAACACGAAGGAAGATGTATGGGCGACTTTGCTGGCGGGTAAAAGTCAGGTCGGTCCCATTACGCGATTTGACACTTCGGCTTTTCCTGTGCGCATTGCCAGTGAAGTGAAAAATTTTGATCCTCTGAAATTCGTTGAGAAAAAAGAGGTCAAAAAGATGGACGTGTTTATTCACTATGCAATTGCCGCAGCGCAAGAGGCGATGGATGATTCGGGATTGAAAATTAACACCGATAACGCCGCGCGGGTCGGAACCTATATCGGTTCAGGCATCGGCGGATTCGGAGTCATTGAACGCGAACACGAAAAATATCTCAAAGGCGGGCCCGGTCGTATCTCGCCCTTTTTTATTGTCGCGTCAATCGTCAATCTCGCATCCGGTCAGGTTTCCATTCGTTTTGGCGCAAAGGGACCGAACTCGGCAACCTGTACGGCTTGTTCATCGGGAGCACACGCCATTGGCGATAGCTTCAGAATTATTCAACGAGGCGATGCCGATGCCATGATTTGCGGCGGCGCGGAAGGCGCGATCACGCCGATGGGCGTTGGCGGATTCGCTTCGATGCGGGCATTGTCGGAACGCAACGCCGAGCCGGAACGCGCCAGCCGTCCGTTTGACGGCAACCGTGATGGCTTTGTGATTGGCGAAGGCGCGGGGATGTTGATTTTGGAAGAACTCGAACATGCGCGCGCGCGTGGCGCAAAGATTTATGCTGAACTGGTTGGTTACGGCATGACGTCTGACGCTTATCACATCACCCAACCTTGCGAAGATGGTGATGGCGCGATTCGTGTGATGCAAACCACCATCAAAGACGCCGGCATCGAACCCCAGCAAATCGGTTACATCAACGCCCACGGCACATCGACCTATTACAACGATAAAATTGAAACGATGGCAATCAAAAAAGTTTTCGGCGACGCCGCTTATTCGATTCCCATCAGTTCAACCAAATCGGTTATGGGGCATTTGCTCGGTGCGGCGGGCGGTGTGGAGGCGGGCGTCCTGGCGCTTGCCGTTCACAATCAAACTGCGCCGCCGACAACCAATTACGAACAGCCTGACCCGGAATGCGATCTCGATTATGTGCCGAACACGCCACGCAAAACCGACATCGCTTATGCGCTTTCCAACTCATTCGGTTTCGGGGGCACCAATGCCGCGCTCCTGATGAAGCGTTACCCCGAATAA